GTCCTGAATTGGATAGTCTGTTATGCTGATGCCCGTTGGTCGGTAATAATGGTGAACCGTCTTTTTGATAATTGCGTTATGTAAAATGAAAGTGTAGTCTATTCACCATCGAAACAACGTAGTATGGAAAGCAATCGTGTCAGAGAGGTGAACTGTTATGGCTGAAAATCGAATCAAGTGCGTGGGAATATTGACATCAGGCGGGGATTGTCCAGGATTGAATGCGGCTATTCGCGGTGTGGCAAAGAGTTGTCAGATGAACCGCATCAAAGTGCTGGGGGTTTACGATGGATTTCGCGGACTGGTAGAAAACAGAGTCGTTGCATTGGGCGATAAAGCCGTGAGCGGTATTTTAACTTTGGGTGGAACGCTACTGGGGACGAGCAGGGATAAACCGCATAAAATGCCCATGGGCGGTACGGTTATGGATATGACGGATGTCGCCATTGCCAACGCCCGCAAACAGCAAATGGATTGTCTGGTTTGTCTTGGAGGCAATGGAACGCAGAAGAATGCGCTACGTTTGATGAATGCTGGCGGGTTACGCGTGTTAACGCTGCCGAAGACCATTGATAATGATGTTGCGCTGACAGATACCACGTTTGGATTTGATACGGCTCTGACTATTGCCACAGAGGCGATAGATCGTCTGCATACCACGGCGACGAGTCACCACCGTATCATTATTTGTGAAATCATGGGCCATAAGGCTGGCTGGCTGGCCTTGGGTGCCGGACTGGCCGGCGGCGCAGATGTTATTCTTATTCCTGAAATTCCATATAGCTTAAAGGCTGTGGCAGACCATGTGGTTCATCGCCGCCAGATGGGTAAACGGTTTTCGATTATTGCTGTGGCAGAGGGCGCATTGTCCCGCGAAGATGCCCTGATTGTCGACATTGCTAAAGAAAAGAAATTGAAGGATAAAAAAGAAGGAAAGAAAAAAGATAAGAAGGTGGCAGAGGACGGTCTTCTTGATCAAGACAGTGGGCTGGTCGCAGAATCACGCGTACAGCGGTTCGCCAGAGAACTTCAGCAGATTACCGGTATTGATACGCGGGTGACGTCGCTTGGCCATGTTCAACGAGGAGGAACTCCGTCGGCAACGGATCGCTTGCTGTGCACACGCCTGGGTACAAAGGCCGGGGCATTGCTGGCACAGGGGATCACCAATGTTATGGTCGCCGTTAAAGGGGATGATTGCGTCCCTGTTGCGTTAGAAAAGGTGGCAGGGTTAACGAAGGTCATTCCTGACGGACATCCGTGGCTTGAGTCAGCGTTGCAGGTCGATACCTGCATTGGAAAAGAACATACCGGCTCGCACAAATAGAAATCTGAAAATGCAAAACGCTCATCAATTTGACGGGGATGGATATCGCATCGAAATGATGGTTCCGGCAACCGGCAGCGATGCGGTATTTGTCATCCGTGAGGATTCACTGTGCATTGTGGACTGTAATAGTGCGGCGATCGATATGCTGATGATTCCTCGCGAGAGCGTGATCGACCGGCGAGTGAGCGATCTCATAGCGATGAGCGAGCTTCCGCGTGTTATCGCGCAGCTGAACCACACGAATTTGCCGCTGGTGCGCGCTAGACTGGTGCTGCCATTGCCGACTGGCATACAAGAAAAATGTGTGCAGGCGGAATATGTTTTCTGTCGCGAATCCGGGGCGGAGCATATTCGTGTCATTTTTTTTGATGCGGAACCCCATGCATCATTTCGTGTGGAACAGCATCGCATTGAAAGCCTCTTTTCCGGGATCTTTGATTGTTCCCCTCTGGTTCGACTGTTGATCGACCGAAAGACGGGGGTCGTCGTTGTTGCGAATAAAGCCGCTCATCAATTTTATGGTTTTCCGCGTCAGACACTGCATGGCCGGCTGATTCAGGATATCAACTGCATGTCACCGGATGAGGTGCGTGCGGAGATGAATCATGCGGTCAACGGGCAACGAAATTATTTCCGATTTCGTCATCGGCTCGCATCTGGTGAAATCAAACAGGTTCGTGTTTATTCCATGCCTGTTACGATCGACGCGTGTACCTATCTTCTGTCGTCCGTAGAAAACGAGTCCGCGGATCAGGATGATGCGTTGCAAAAGCTGCGTGATGCAGAGTTCCGTATCACCGAAATGGCCGACAGCATTGATCAGATTTTCTGGATGCAGACAGAAAAGAAACTGCTGTACGTCAGTTCAGCCTATGAACGCATTTTCGGTTCATCGGAAAAAATTCTCAAAACCCATCCCCGCCGAGCTTTTGCGGCCATACACTTCAAAGATCGTGACAAGGTGATGCGTGCATGGAAGAGAGATAATACCAGTGTAAACGTGGAAGCCCGAATCGTCCGACCAGACGGGGATGTTCGGTGGATATGGATAAAGACTTTCCGTGTCGATGGATATGAAGATGGATCTCCACGTATTGCGGGAGTCGTGCAGGATATTACCGAGCTTAAAGAGACGCAGCGGCAGCTTGAGCTTGCACAGAAAGAGCAGGAAGTGGTCAATCGGCAGCTATTGGAATCTATAGAACATTCTAATAAACTTATGCGTATCGCAGAGCAGGCGAGTGCGGCAAAAAGTGCATTCCTTGCCAATATCAGTCATGAGATCAGAACCCCGCTGAATGGAATCATTGGGATGGTGGATATACTGAGCGATACACAGCTCGGTGATGACCAGCAGAACATAGTGGATGTGATTCACATAAGCAGTGATGCGCTGCTTAGCCTGGTGAATGAAATTCTTGATTTTTCAAAGGTCGAAGCCGGTAAAACCGAACTGGAAATGAAGGCATTACGGTTGCCGGAGTTGATTCAGGAGGTTGAGAGTATCATGGCGTTGCGTGCAATGGACGCCGGTTTGACGTTCGAGACGTCCGTGGATCCGAATATTTCCCAACGTCTGTTGGGAGACGCAGGGAGAATTCGTCAGATTATCATGAATTTGTGCGCCAATGCGCTTAAATTCACCCATGAGGGCGGGGTGGTACTGGAGGCTGCCTGCATGGAAACGAATGAAGTGCAGTTGTGGCAAAAAATAAGGTGCTCCGTTAAGGATACCGGTATTGGTATATCCAAATCACAGGTTGATAAGCTGTTTACACCATTCATTCAGGCCGACAGCTCGATTACACGTGTGTACGGAGGCACGGGACTGGGGCTGGCCATTTGCAAGAAACTGGTGGAAATGATGTCTGGTGACATTGGAGTGGAAAGCATAGAGAACGAAGGATCTGTTTTTTGGTTTGTTATTACGTTTCCTATGGAATCGATTCACCCTGGTACTGTTCATCACGAGACGTTCAATCGCCTGCCTGCCGCGCCAAACGTATCGACAGCACCTGCGGAAGCATCTGTAGATCGTTCTCGGTTTCATATTCTTCTGGCCGAAGACAATTTGGTTAACCAGCAAGTAGCCAGTAGAATGATTACTCGCATGGGATATCGTGTTACTGTGGCCGCAAATGGAAATCTGGCACTGCAAGCTCTACGAGACAAAAATCAGTCATTCGATTTGGTTCTCATGGACTGCCAGATGCCCGTGATGAGTGGATTTGAGGCCGCTGCTACAATTCGTGATATGCAGTCCGATGTGCTCGATCATGGCATCCCCATCATTGCCATGACCGCTCATGCAATGGAGTCTGACCGAGACGCATGCTTGGCGGCGGGAATGGATGACTACCTGCCCAAGCCTGTGAAAAAGATAGCGTTACAGGATATATTGTACAAATGGCTCGATACAAGAGAGTAGATTGTTATGTTTACGCTGTTTCATGAGCCAGAATCCATGATTGTATCCGAGACAGCACCCGGGTTTGCATTTGAGTCAAGGATTCATATCACAGGTCGCAAATGGCTTGACCTGTTTTCGGATTTTTATCCTGTTATGCCGCTTTTAGAAGCGCATGGCGTAGCGTTGCAGGATGAAGCGTCGGGTTGCGAGTGCTCGTTGGTGGTTGATGTGGATGCGCAATGGGCAGACAGTGCTTTTCGATTATCCATAGCTCAACAGTCGATACAGATCTCGGCTGGTGGTACAGCAGGCTGTGGATATGCCCTTCAAACGTTGTACGAGATCATTAGACAATCTCACGACGGCATACCCTGTCTGATCGTTCTGGACGCTCCTGATTATGAAAAACGTGCCTTTTTTCTGGATATTTCACGCGGAAAAATCCCTGATAATGCTGTATTTGATGATTTGCTGGAGCAGCTGCTTTTTTTGCGATACAACCAGTTGATCGTCAATTTCGAGCACGCCTTTGCGTTTCCCGGTTGTCCGTCGCTGAGTGCCGGCGCGGATGCCCTTTCCGGAGAAGAATGGAAAGCGATATGCACGCGATTTTACGCTGTGGGCATCGAGGTTATTCCCTGTCTGAGTACATTTGGTCACAGTTATCGATTGGTGCATACCCATAGATATCAGCATCTCAATGAATTACCCTTCAATGCCATGACGCGCCCTTTTTCGTTTCGTGATTCGATGACGCATTACACTCTGAATGTATCGGACAGCGAAGTCACCGAAGTGCTGCAGCCCATGATTGAAGCCCTGCAGCGGGACAATCCATCTTCGTTTTTTCACATCGGATGTGATGAAACCTTTGATCTTGGAAAAGGCAAAAATGCGGCAAAGGCTGAATCGGAAGGAGTGGCCTCGTTATTTAGCGCGCATGTTCAGCGTGTGATAACCTGTGTCTGCCGTTCTGGCGGGCAACCCATGATATGGGGGGATATGCTGCTGAAATACCCTGAAGCAATCGACGCACTTTCCTGCGATACGACCGTGATGCACTGGGATTACCGTCCTGAACCCGATGAATCTTTTCAATTGTTTGCGGAAAAGGGATTCCCTTTTTATGTCTGCGCAGGAAGCTGGAGCTGGCGTCGCTTTGTTAATGACTATGCACTGGCCGAGGCGAATATACGGCACTTGGTTCGGCTTGGAAAAGGATATGGTGCCAAAGGATTTTGTCTTACTGACTGGGGTGATATCGGCCATGTAAATGCGCTGCCCCTCTCGCATCCGCTGATGGTGCTGGCGGCTCTGGAGTGCTGGCGGGTGGGCTCTGCTGATGAGTCTGGCTGGAATAAGCGGCTGGAATCGATGCCGGGGTATGCTCAGTTGGAGCATCCTCTTGATTATTTGCGCCAGCTAGCGGCCTGTCAGGTGGTTACATGGGAGAATGTGGCTTTGTGGGTTGATCCAAGTCCCGATATTCCAGCAGATTGGTTTGATGAAAAAACAGGATTCCCCGCAGCGGTGATGCGGCTTTCACTAAATGAGATTATGTCTGCTCTTGAAACATTGGATGATATATTGCTGGAAGAGGGCGAAGGCGGTACGGTGCGTGATGCGGCTGTATGCAATGGAAAAGGCGTTCGCATCGTGCTGCTGATTGCTAGAGCCATGCATCTGCTTGTCG
This region of Spartobacteria bacterium genomic DNA includes:
- a CDS encoding response regulator yields the protein MQNAHQFDGDGYRIEMMVPATGSDAVFVIREDSLCIVDCNSAAIDMLMIPRESVIDRRVSDLIAMSELPRVIAQLNHTNLPLVRARLVLPLPTGIQEKCVQAEYVFCRESGAEHIRVIFFDAEPHASFRVEQHRIESLFSGIFDCSPLVRLLIDRKTGVVVVANKAAHQFYGFPRQTLHGRLIQDINCMSPDEVRAEMNHAVNGQRNYFRFRHRLASGEIKQVRVYSMPVTIDACTYLLSSVENESADQDDALQKLRDAEFRITEMADSIDQIFWMQTEKKLLYVSSAYERIFGSSEKILKTHPRRAFAAIHFKDRDKVMRAWKRDNTSVNVEARIVRPDGDVRWIWIKTFRVDGYEDGSPRIAGVVQDITELKETQRQLELAQKEQEVVNRQLLESIEHSNKLMRIAEQASAAKSAFLANISHEIRTPLNGIIGMVDILSDTQLGDDQQNIVDVIHISSDALLSLVNEILDFSKVEAGKTELEMKALRLPELIQEVESIMALRAMDAGLTFETSVDPNISQRLLGDAGRIRQIIMNLCANALKFTHEGGVVLEAACMETNEVQLWQKIRCSVKDTGIGISKSQVDKLFTPFIQADSSITRVYGGTGLGLAICKKLVEMMSGDIGVESIENEGSVFWFVITFPMESIHPGTVHHETFNRLPAAPNVSTAPAEASVDRSRFHILLAEDNLVNQQVASRMITRMGYRVTVAANGNLALQALRDKNQSFDLVLMDCQMPVMSGFEAAATIRDMQSDVLDHGIPIIAMTAHAMESDRDACLAAGMDDYLPKPVKKIALQDILYKWLDTRE
- a CDS encoding ATP-dependent 6-phosphofructokinase translates to MAENRIKCVGILTSGGDCPGLNAAIRGVAKSCQMNRIKVLGVYDGFRGLVENRVVALGDKAVSGILTLGGTLLGTSRDKPHKMPMGGTVMDMTDVAIANARKQQMDCLVCLGGNGTQKNALRLMNAGGLRVLTLPKTIDNDVALTDTTFGFDTALTIATEAIDRLHTTATSHHRIIICEIMGHKAGWLALGAGLAGGADVILIPEIPYSLKAVADHVVHRRQMGKRFSIIAVAEGALSREDALIVDIAKEKKLKDKKEGKKKDKKVAEDGLLDQDSGLVAESRVQRFARELQQITGIDTRVTSLGHVQRGGTPSATDRLLCTRLGTKAGALLAQGITNVMVAVKGDDCVPVALEKVAGLTKVIPDGHPWLESALQVDTCIGKEHTGSHK